The genomic segment TTCGTCCGTAATTTTGCCATTTTTGATTCATTCCAGATGGTACTACTTGTCCGAAATTACGAACAGTCGCACCTTGTGGTTTGCTGTTTTTTTCTAAAATTGCAACAGAAAATCCTTTTTTTAAGGCGTGAAAAGCGTGAAACGTTCCAAGAACGCCTCCCCCGACAATTATTAAATCGTATTTATTGTTCATAAATTGAAAAATTGGTTTGTACTTTTTTGTGGTATTTTTTTCGAAAAAAAGAGTAACAATAAATGGTTATTAGCAAACCTATAAACCCTAAAAAATATAAAATATTGGTAAAGAATGTAAGCCAAGAAATATCTTTTTGTCCGAAATTTTTATATAATAAAATTAAAATGCTTCCTAAGTAACCAAAAGCATCTGCAATGTAAATTAGAAATCCTACGTTTCCATTTATTTTATATGTGGCTATCATTCTATCAAAAAAAATTCCGTTGAAAGGAACATAGCAACTGTACAATCCAAGTCCAGAAATAATCATCCACGTTAGTGGAGAAATTACTTCAATTTTATAAAAATAAGTACTAATTAATATAGATAAACAGCCTGTTAGCAATACGTAATGGTAGTATAAGAATGCTTTGTAATTTTTTGTGATACTACCAATAATTCCCAAAACAACCAATACCAAAATTGCAATTGGTATTTCTGAAATGCTATAAATTGAAGCATCTCTATATCCAAGAGCATCCCAAATTTCTCTGGCAAAATTGTCTCTAAAATCTCTTACAGATGTTAAAATCATGTAAAAAACAATAATACAAATTAATGGAATTGCAAATTTTTTAAATAATGCTTTTCGTTCTTTTGAATTTAGTGTATTTCGTTCGTTTTTTAAAAGTTTATCTTCTGCAGAGGGTGCAGGAATTTTCTCTAATAACCAAGCAAAAAACACTAAAGGAAGCACAAAAATTGCGCCAGTGGCAAAAGGCATCCAAAACTGACTGATATTAAAATCGTCTAGCACAATTTTTCCGATAGATTTTACTGCGCCAGAAGAAACAATAAAGCTGGAAGAAAGTATAACACCTAATAATTCAGAAGTTTTTCTACCTTCGAGATACGAAAAAACGATGCCCCAAATCATCCCTAAAGGCAAACCATTTAAGAATAAAAATACAATATTATAAGGTGCAGGTACTACTGCAAAACCGAGCAGTGCTAGTTCTGCAAAAAGAATAAAACCGACTAAAAAGAAAATTCTTTTGTTCGATTTCATTTCTGCAATTACCTTAATTCCAATAAATTTAGAGAGTGTATATCCAACAACTTGGGCAATAATTAATAAAATTTTATAATCGACACCCCAAAAAGCAAGGTCTTGAAAAGTAGCAACCGTAAACGGTTTTCTAAACGCATACATACAAAAATACGTTCCGAATGCCGCTAAAGATGCTTGTATTATAAACCTTAAATTCATGTTGGTTTTGTTAGGTTGATAAAAGCCAGCAAACTCTCCATATAAAAATCGAGAGTTTTGCCAACATTTAACAAAGTTAAAATTTATTATAAACTATATTTTATTCCAATATTTCCTTTAATTCCATAGAACTCTACTTGTTTTGGTCGATCTTCTGTTTTGCCATAATGATAAATTAAAGGGTTATTTAAAATGTTATTCACATCCGTAAAAATAGTCCATTTTTTTCCAATTTGATACGATGCAGAAAAATCTAAAGTACTATATTTTCCGTAATAAACATCATCTATATCTCTTTCTCCGTAAGCAATTGCATATTTTCCTTTATGGTTAAAAGCCAATCTTGTGTTAAAACCATCTTTTTCGTAGAATAATTGCGCATTAAATAGCGCATTTGCTTGATATGCTAAAGCTACTTTTCTTCCACTTGGTTTAGAGGTTTCAGAATCCATAAAAGTGGCATTAATTTGTGTTCCGAAATATTTCCAGAAACCAGGTAAAAAATCGAAACGTTTGTTAAGACCTAATTCAATACCACCAATCCAAGCTTTATTTCCATTTACAGGTGTATTAAATTCTACACCAGTTATTCCATTATAAGTTCCTTGATAAGTATTATTAATTATTGGATCTGTAATAGATTTATAAAAAATACCAGCATTTAAAACCCCTACATTTTCGAAATAATATTCTCCTAAAAGATCTAAATTCCAAGAATATGTTGGTTTTAAGTTTGGGTTACCTCCTTTAAATTCGTTTTCTAAGGAAAAATAAGTTCCAGAAGGAGAAATGTCTCCAAAGTTTGGTCTTGAGAAACTTCTAGTTGCTGCAAAGCGAATATTCATATCTTCTAAAGGCGAATATTTAATATGCAACATTGGTAGAATTGCCCAATAATTGTTTGTTTTCATGGATTTGATAAGCGTTCTATTATCGTTTACATAACCACCTACTTTTGTGTTGGTTTTCGTGGCTCTTAAACCTCCTAAAACTGTCCATTGTTCAGACGCTTTTAAGGTTCCCATTCCGTAGAAAGACAAATGAGTTTCATCTACATTAAAGTTTCTTCCTAAACCAGTGTTAAATTGTTTTGCTGCGGAATCGTCTGGTAAAACAGTTAAATTCGCCCTGTTTTTATTCCAGAAATTTGTCATTCCGTCTGTAGATAAAACTGGTCCAAAAGTATTTTGTATATTAGCACCCAATTCTTTTAAATAATTTGCTCTTCCTGGCTGCTCTGTAATAAATTTAGATTCATCCGATAAAAATGGTGTTGTACCTGCTCCAGACCAACCGTAAAAT from the Polaribacter cellanae genome contains:
- a CDS encoding DUF5690 family protein, which codes for MNLRFIIQASLAAFGTYFCMYAFRKPFTVATFQDLAFWGVDYKILLIIAQVVGYTLSKFIGIKVIAEMKSNKRIFFLVGFILFAELALLGFAVVPAPYNIVFLFLNGLPLGMIWGIVFSYLEGRKTSELLGVILSSSFIVSSGAVKSIGKIVLDDFNISQFWMPFATGAIFVLPLVFFAWLLEKIPAPSAEDKLLKNERNTLNSKERKALFKKFAIPLICIIVFYMILTSVRDFRDNFAREIWDALGYRDASIYSISEIPIAILVLVVLGIIGSITKNYKAFLYYHYVLLTGCLSILISTYFYKIEVISPLTWMIISGLGLYSCYVPFNGIFFDRMIATYKINGNVGFLIYIADAFGYLGSILILLYKNFGQKDISWLTFFTNILYFLGFIGLLITIYCYSFFRKKYHKKVQTNFSIYEQ